In Lewinellaceae bacterium, a single window of DNA contains:
- a CDS encoding T9SS type A sorting domain-containing protein, which produces MSLRLIFLITLFVLGATLAAGQTVLKIKSGTTLAIAGTAPVTLKDVALDNDGVITTVAGGSLLVNGALDTDFDGIGASSFGELKLEKSGGAKMILKKDISINESLTLASGLLDLNGNTIFLSPTATVDGESETSRIIGSDGAIEITLGLDAPSGVDPGNLGLVFLSSDDLGSTRIVRGHAQQSAAGIPGSKSLLRYYDVFPDNNSGLNVDLIFHYFDVELDGIPESELELWQSDDAGANWVLQGFASASAASNEIRMNGISTLSRFTLASATTAPLPVNLLYFDARCDGALLLVEWATGSEAHNAAFLLEHSDDGESWSALASFEGAGNSSSPREYQWAGQADHSGYFRLRQTDFDGRPEIVSPIAYAACGLHHDWRAFPNPMKHSGVVFLSLQEEQMVTLELWDVFGQKIQTLFQETATGNRKIEWQAGNLPPGAYYLTLRLRGYRDVIPVVILR; this is translated from the coding sequence TTGTCATTAAGGCTAATTTTTCTAATAACCCTTTTCGTCCTGGGAGCCACATTGGCGGCAGGGCAAACGGTCCTGAAAATCAAAAGCGGGACAACCCTGGCCATTGCCGGCACTGCTCCGGTAACGTTGAAAGATGTTGCGCTCGACAACGATGGGGTGATAACGACGGTTGCCGGCGGCAGCTTGTTGGTCAACGGCGCCCTGGATACCGATTTTGACGGGATCGGCGCCTCGAGCTTTGGGGAATTGAAACTGGAAAAAAGCGGCGGTGCCAAGATGATCCTGAAAAAAGACATTTCCATTAACGAATCGCTGACGCTGGCCAGCGGGCTGCTCGACCTCAACGGAAATACAATTTTCCTAAGCCCAACCGCTACAGTGGACGGAGAAAGCGAAACCAGCCGTATCATCGGCAGCGACGGGGCAATTGAAATCACCCTCGGCCTCGATGCGCCTTCAGGCGTTGATCCCGGAAACCTGGGGTTGGTTTTTCTTTCTTCCGACGATCTGGGTTCTACCCGCATCGTTCGCGGGCACGCCCAGCAGTCCGCTGCCGGCATTCCTGGAAGCAAGAGCCTGTTGCGGTATTACGATGTTTTTCCCGATAACAACTCCGGATTGAACGTGGACTTGATCTTCCACTATTTCGATGTGGAGTTGGACGGCATTCCGGAAAGCGAGCTGGAGTTGTGGCAAAGCGATGATGCGGGCGCAAACTGGGTTTTGCAAGGATTTGCTTCGGCCAGCGCAGCTTCCAACGAAATACGCATGAACGGCATTTCCACCCTGTCGCGTTTTACCCTGGCCAGTGCAACCACCGCACCCTTGCCCGTAAATTTATTGTACTTCGATGCCCGGTGCGACGGAGCCCTTTTGCTGGTAGAATGGGCCACGGGCTCAGAGGCCCATAACGCCGCCTTCCTGCTGGAACACAGCGACGATGGGGAAAGCTGGTCTGCCCTGGCCTCCTTCGAAGGGGCAGGCAATAGTTCCTCGCCCAGGGAATACCAGTGGGCGGGCCAGGCGGACCATTCTGGCTATTTTCGCTTGCGGCAAACGGATTTTGACGGCAGGCCCGAAATCGTATCCCCCATTGCCTATGCCGCTTGTGGCCTTCACCACGATTGGCGGGCCTTCCCCAATCCCATGAAGCATTCAGGGGTGGTTTTCCTTTCCCTCCAGGAAGAACAAATGGTTACCCTTGAATTGTGGGATGTTTTTGGGCAAAAAATACAAACCTTGTTTCAGGAAACGGCGACGGGCAATCGGAAAATCGAATGGCAGGCCGGAAACCTGCCTCCTGGCGCCTATTACCTGACATTGAGATTAAGGGGTTACAGGGATGTTATTCCGGTTGTTATTTTGCGTTGA
- the queD gene encoding 6-carboxytetrahydropterin synthase QueD, which yields MTIFKEFTFDAAHYLPNVPEDHKCRRLHGHTYRVRLYIKGPLDPTLGWVMDFADIKTAWKPLEAQLDHRCLNEVDGLSNPTAEHIAAWIWERLKPQLPLLHQIELRESPTAGVVYS from the coding sequence ATGACCATTTTCAAAGAATTCACGTTTGACGCGGCGCACTACCTGCCCAATGTGCCCGAAGACCACAAGTGCCGCCGCCTGCACGGCCACACCTACCGCGTCCGGCTATACATCAAGGGGCCGCTCGACCCCACCCTGGGCTGGGTGATGGACTTCGCCGACATCAAAACCGCCTGGAAACCCCTGGAAGCCCAGCTCGACCACCGTTGCCTCAACGAGGTGGACGGCCTGTCCAATCCCACCGCCGAACACATCGCCGCCTGGATTTGGGAGCGGCTGAAGCCGCAACTGCCCCTCCTGCATCAAATCGAGCTGCGGGAATCGCCGACGGCAGGGGTGGTGTATAGCTGA
- a CDS encoding PKD domain-containing protein, whose translation MEVLPLPTAAFNVPGVGCRGEELAFSNESEGTATFNWNFGDGSFSQEENPGKVYENTGIFRVILTVTNDAGCQAVEERNVEAVAPPEALFTPGFEGNCGSQEVVFANQSAGYEMSFQWDFGNGQGSLLQQPEEAIFYQGGANDTTYIITLAAENVCGTDVHRDTLEVLAFPVVDFGFTVDTGCAPLLVEFANISFGSPDSYYWELGNGQVFTDSLPPPQLYEGDTIPVDYAITLVAENTCGADTLQQVLTVEPEEVQAFLNVSNTRGCAPFEVAFANYSTPGTHVSWDFGDGNIVSTADPVHTFQEPGMYEVELYAANACAEDSTSIQLEVLPAPEVAFDYSPNLCAGQPVAFTNNSIGISGSLWLFSTGDSSALSNPVFAFPAPGAYTVTLTGTSQANACPATVSRNIQIQEAPVAAFAIPVAEGCTPLPVSFANQSAGGNYYEWDFGDGNSSVQPNPVHTYAEAGNYEVRLSVYNAAGCRSDSIFAGIFAFPVPQAAFEIEKEEPCGLPANVRFRNTSSGAQGYAWSLGLPSPSSVASPTQEYTQAGDYDISLIAGNTYGCTDTVQQPMRLYASPLADFALDSAIGCQPLSVNFANYSRGNRFFWDFGDGATSNEPQGRHLYTAPGRFDVSLRVAYDSLCYDSLKLPAVVEVLKMPEASFEWVEERANGTATGTVNFINTSFQADSYYWDFGDGKYSEEQDPAHRYYQNGVYEVRLTATSSGGCRDDTLLTLRPDLIKGLYVPNAFAPDQGANDSRLFLPKGIGLKEYHIQVFSPYGQLLWESSLLRNGRPAEGWDGTFNGALLPQDVYVWKAQAIFEDETLWRGSEKHNGRLQKMGSVTLIR comes from the coding sequence ATGGAAGTTTTACCTCTTCCAACTGCTGCCTTTAACGTCCCCGGCGTCGGCTGCCGGGGAGAAGAACTGGCCTTTTCCAATGAGTCGGAAGGTACCGCAACCTTTAATTGGAATTTTGGAGATGGTAGTTTTTCTCAGGAAGAAAATCCTGGAAAAGTATATGAAAACACTGGAATATTCAGAGTAATCCTCACCGTAACCAACGATGCAGGCTGCCAGGCCGTGGAAGAGCGGAATGTAGAGGCCGTCGCCCCTCCTGAAGCGCTCTTCACGCCTGGATTTGAAGGAAACTGTGGATCACAGGAAGTTGTTTTTGCCAATCAAAGCGCCGGCTACGAGATGAGTTTCCAGTGGGATTTCGGCAACGGGCAGGGTTCTCTGCTTCAGCAACCCGAAGAAGCCATATTCTACCAGGGCGGGGCCAACGACACCACCTATATCATCACCCTTGCAGCGGAAAATGTTTGTGGAACGGACGTTCACCGGGATACGCTGGAGGTGCTGGCCTTCCCGGTGGTGGATTTTGGGTTCACGGTGGATACCGGTTGCGCTCCGCTTCTGGTGGAATTTGCCAACATCTCCTTCGGCAGCCCGGACAGTTATTACTGGGAGTTGGGCAACGGGCAGGTATTTACGGATTCTTTGCCTCCCCCGCAGCTCTACGAAGGCGACACCATTCCCGTCGACTATGCCATCACGCTGGTAGCGGAAAATACCTGTGGGGCAGATACGTTGCAGCAGGTGCTCACCGTCGAACCCGAGGAGGTACAGGCTTTTCTCAATGTCAGCAACACCCGGGGCTGTGCGCCTTTTGAGGTGGCGTTCGCCAATTATTCCACCCCGGGAACTCATGTCAGCTGGGATTTCGGGGATGGGAACATCGTTTCAACAGCAGACCCGGTTCACACGTTTCAGGAACCGGGGATGTATGAAGTGGAGTTGTACGCCGCCAATGCCTGCGCCGAAGACAGTACCTCCATTCAGCTCGAAGTATTGCCTGCTCCGGAAGTGGCTTTCGATTACAGTCCCAACCTCTGTGCCGGCCAGCCGGTGGCCTTCACCAACAATTCGATTGGCATTTCCGGCAGCCTCTGGTTATTCAGCACGGGAGACAGTTCTGCCTTATCCAACCCGGTATTTGCCTTCCCGGCCCCCGGCGCGTATACCGTAACGCTGACTGGTACGTCGCAGGCCAATGCCTGCCCCGCCACCGTCAGCCGCAACATACAGATACAGGAAGCGCCGGTAGCGGCCTTTGCCATTCCGGTGGCCGAAGGTTGTACCCCGTTGCCGGTCAGCTTCGCCAACCAGTCTGCCGGCGGCAATTACTACGAATGGGACTTTGGGGACGGCAACTCCTCGGTTCAGCCCAACCCGGTCCATACTTATGCGGAAGCCGGCAACTACGAAGTGCGCCTGTCGGTGTACAACGCCGCAGGTTGCCGTTCAGACAGCATCTTTGCCGGCATTTTCGCCTTTCCGGTTCCGCAGGCGGCGTTTGAAATTGAAAAAGAGGAGCCTTGCGGCCTGCCGGCAAACGTCCGCTTTCGAAATACATCCTCAGGAGCTCAGGGTTATGCCTGGAGCCTGGGGCTGCCTTCGCCCAGTTCGGTAGCAAGCCCCACTCAGGAGTATACCCAGGCCGGCGACTACGATATCAGCCTGATCGCGGGCAATACGTATGGATGCACTGATACCGTACAACAACCCATGAGGTTGTACGCCAGCCCGCTGGCGGACTTTGCCCTCGATTCGGCCATCGGCTGCCAGCCCCTGTCGGTAAACTTTGCCAACTATTCCCGGGGCAACCGTTTCTTCTGGGATTTTGGCGACGGCGCAACCTCTAACGAACCACAAGGGCGCCACTTGTACACCGCGCCCGGCCGCTTCGATGTCAGCCTGAGGGTTGCCTATGACAGCCTCTGCTACGACAGCCTGAAGCTGCCTGCCGTCGTGGAGGTGCTCAAAATGCCGGAAGCGAGCTTCGAATGGGTAGAAGAACGAGCCAACGGTACGGCTACCGGCACAGTCAATTTCATCAACACTTCTTTCCAGGCCGATTCCTACTACTGGGATTTTGGCGACGGCAAATACAGCGAAGAGCAGGATCCGGCACACCGGTATTATCAGAATGGCGTTTACGAAGTTCGGCTTACCGCTACTTCCAGTGGCGGCTGCCGGGACGACACCCTGTTGACCCTGCGCCCCGATCTGATCAAAGGGCTATACGTGCCCAACGCCTTCGCTCCCGATCAGGGCGCCAACGATTCGCGGCTGTTCCTGCCCAAAGGCATCGGCCTGAAGGAATACCACATCCAGGTCTTTTCCCCCTACGGCCAGCTGCTGTGGGAAAGCAGCCTGCTGCGCAACGGCCGGCCGGCGGAAGGCTGGGACGGCACCTTTAATGGAGCGCTCCTGCCCCAGGATGTCTACGTCTGGAAAGCCCAGGCCATCTTTGAGGATGAGACGCTGTGGCGCGGCTCGGAAAAGCACAATGGCAGGCTTCAGAAGATGGGGTCGGTGACGTTGATTCGTTAG
- a CDS encoding PorP/SprF family type IX secretion system membrane protein: MEPGIRYPAWRECSAAVDRGFRTYGFSADAQLPVARLGVGLHLLRDTEGIGNLTINQAGLVLSYTIPGRKDNLHFGMEGRLVQKSLDWSQLVFSDQLDPVYGVVNASSVAPALDRVFHGDFDFGVVWRHEGSLKMGGRSLQKVRSHLGVSFHHLPYLVSKSAKGNDSFLNLESRLAPRTTFHGGLIIPITVLQGTGLDIAFSPNFKLDMQGYQFLSFKENMTVGTVGLYGLVSNFYLGLLYQNRAYLPNALHTDAFILTVGGYTNPGGRGKQQQPSFFFGVSADLNSTGVGPAAGSVFEFTFRYRFLANASAKGRMRGPNLRKNRFLDCKHFF, from the coding sequence ATGGAGCCCGGCATCAGGTATCCGGCGTGGCGCGAATGCAGTGCGGCCGTAGACAGGGGCTTTCGCACTTACGGATTCTCCGCCGACGCTCAACTGCCGGTAGCACGCCTGGGCGTCGGGCTTCACCTGTTGCGCGACACCGAGGGCATCGGCAACCTCACCATCAACCAGGCGGGGCTGGTGTTGTCCTACACCATTCCCGGCCGGAAGGACAACCTGCACTTCGGCATGGAGGGGCGGCTGGTGCAAAAATCGCTCGACTGGAGCCAACTGGTTTTTTCTGATCAGTTGGACCCGGTATATGGCGTGGTCAACGCCAGCAGCGTGGCCCCGGCCCTGGACCGGGTTTTTCATGGAGACTTCGACTTCGGCGTAGTCTGGCGGCACGAGGGCAGCCTGAAGATGGGCGGCCGCAGCCTCCAGAAGGTAAGAAGCCACCTGGGGGTGAGCTTCCACCACCTCCCCTACCTGGTCAGCAAGTCTGCCAAGGGCAACGATTCCTTCCTCAACCTGGAAAGCCGGCTGGCGCCGCGGACGACTTTCCACGGCGGGCTCATCATTCCGATAACCGTCCTCCAGGGAACGGGGCTGGACATTGCCTTTTCCCCCAATTTCAAGCTGGATATGCAGGGCTACCAGTTCCTGAGCTTTAAAGAGAACATGACCGTCGGCACGGTGGGCCTGTACGGCCTGGTCAGCAATTTCTACCTGGGCCTGCTCTACCAGAACCGGGCGTACCTGCCCAACGCCCTGCATACCGATGCCTTCATCCTCACCGTCGGGGGCTATACCAACCCAGGAGGACGGGGCAAACAACAGCAGCCTTCCTTCTTCTTCGGCGTGAGCGCCGACCTCAATTCCACCGGCGTGGGGCCGGCTGCCGGCAGCGTGTTCGAGTTCACCTTTCGATACCGCTTTCTGGCCAATGCCTCCGCTAAGGGGCGCATGCGCGGGCCCAACCTGCGGAAAAACCGCTTCCTGGATTGCAAACACTTTTTCTGA
- a CDS encoding LysM peptidoglycan-binding domain-containing protein, with amino-acid sequence MKKIFPALFFALLYTAVAQSASLYILYDPACMDRLEYVSINGNDKSEYIVYHVNTSPGVKVVLEVGPESTTSQDFPPAQVIKCNNAVFDEKLVNAINSNIEKVFMVVKKGNNRYFISPITIAARYLRANDFILYDSPKYRFQFDTQMGTIGENIAYKNPKTQVYFEGMLDNDCSGTLLFQQKAEFAGNPHSNIELIPEVGIVEERSGINAEDAMKNIIRLEKVNGKKLSAYLRKLCKGIEEPQEPGQVANAAPVPDEFLAVGPRVETAKGGTAPAATLNGPAASTATTEFHVVKKGETLYRLSKQYNVSVDQIRAWNNKGSSNTILVGEKLRVAPAAQSRSAAPAAPAEPAAPKEGQIRTLGGPLAYENTTATPPAAAALSSKGVASQYHIVRPGETAASIALRYGYTEQRFREFNNLGANEMPKIGQALKTSDCDCPQTSSSTITQMGPAIPAPGYNPNAYASTQPRVGSPYNDLGLPAQQPTTSGSLIQRTAQPAGSTESFDEDDLNRTSNYSTQEYDYRNTPLFLDRPGAPATTTTTTATYYQPPSPATTTPGRTYSPQGDSYTITGNRIDSGGGAGSTASKGAISSSFSSRSPAAGGAVQEYGAITSRISDNATSSSNGSRRTVYVVKEGDNLYRIARMYGMTVERLRSINNLGAGEVIIPYQKIYLD; translated from the coding sequence ATGAAAAAAATCTTTCCGGCGCTCTTTTTCGCGCTTCTTTACACCGCCGTTGCCCAATCTGCCAGCCTTTACATCCTCTATGATCCGGCTTGCATGGACAGGCTGGAGTACGTTTCCATTAACGGCAACGACAAAAGCGAATACATCGTCTATCACGTCAATACCAGCCCGGGGGTCAAGGTTGTGCTGGAAGTAGGGCCGGAGAGCACCACTTCGCAGGACTTCCCCCCCGCCCAGGTGATCAAATGCAATAATGCGGTGTTTGACGAAAAGCTGGTCAATGCCATCAACAGCAACATCGAAAAGGTGTTCATGGTGGTCAAAAAGGGCAACAACCGGTACTTTATCTCCCCCATTACCATTGCCGCCCGCTACCTCAGGGCCAATGACTTCATTCTCTACGATTCCCCCAAATACCGGTTTCAGTTTGACACTCAAATGGGGACGATCGGCGAAAACATCGCCTACAAAAACCCAAAAACGCAGGTGTATTTTGAAGGCATGCTGGACAATGATTGCAGCGGCACCCTGCTCTTCCAGCAAAAAGCGGAGTTTGCCGGCAACCCGCACTCCAATATTGAACTGATTCCGGAGGTCGGCATCGTCGAAGAACGCAGCGGCATCAACGCAGAAGACGCCATGAAGAACATTATTCGGCTGGAAAAGGTGAACGGCAAAAAGCTTTCCGCCTATCTGCGCAAGCTCTGCAAGGGCATAGAAGAGCCGCAGGAACCCGGCCAGGTTGCCAACGCAGCCCCGGTCCCCGATGAATTTCTTGCGGTTGGCCCCAGGGTCGAGACAGCCAAAGGAGGAACCGCGCCGGCAGCAACCCTGAACGGTCCTGCTGCCTCGACAGCCACCACCGAATTCCACGTAGTGAAAAAGGGAGAAACCCTCTACCGCCTTTCCAAGCAGTACAACGTCAGCGTCGACCAAATCAGGGCATGGAACAACAAAGGCAGCTCCAACACCATCCTCGTCGGGGAAAAACTTCGCGTTGCTCCGGCGGCCCAAAGCCGTTCGGCTGCGCCGGCAGCGCCCGCTGAACCTGCCGCTCCGAAGGAAGGCCAGATTCGCACCCTGGGCGGCCCCTTAGCCTACGAAAACACAACCGCCACTCCGCCGGCAGCGGCAGCCCTTTCCAGTAAAGGAGTAGCGAGCCAGTACCATATCGTCCGACCGGGCGAAACCGCTGCTTCCATCGCCTTGCGTTACGGATATACCGAACAGCGGTTCCGGGAATTCAACAACCTGGGCGCCAATGAAATGCCTAAAATCGGGCAGGCTTTGAAAACCTCTGACTGCGATTGCCCGCAAACATCCTCTTCAACAATCACTCAGATGGGGCCGGCAATTCCGGCGCCTGGATACAATCCCAATGCTTATGCTTCCACCCAACCCAGGGTAGGAAGTCCATATAACGACCTGGGACTGCCTGCTCAACAGCCAACCACTTCGGGCAGCCTCATTCAAAGAACTGCGCAGCCCGCCGGCTCAACCGAATCTTTTGATGAAGACGACCTAAACAGAACCAGCAACTACTCCACCCAGGAATACGATTACCGCAATACGCCCTTGTTCCTCGACCGGCCGGGCGCTCCGGCAACGACGACAACCACAACAGCTACCTATTATCAACCTCCCTCCCCGGCAACCACTACCCCGGGGCGGACATACAGCCCGCAGGGGGATTCTTACACCATCACCGGCAACCGGATAGACAGTGGCGGCGGCGCGGGAAGCACCGCCAGCAAGGGCGCCATTTCCAGTAGTTTTTCCAGCCGGTCGCCGGCTGCTGGAGGCGCCGTTCAGGAGTACGGCGCCATAACATCCAGGATTAGCGACAACGCCACATCCAGCAGCAATGGCAGCAGGCGAACGGTTTATGTAGTAAAAGAGGGGGACAACCTCTACCGCATTGCCCGAATGTATGGAATGACGGTGGAACGGCTTCGGTCGATCAACAACCTCGGCGCGGGCGAAGTAATCATTCCTTACCAAAAAATTTATCTGGATTAA
- a CDS encoding SDR family oxidoreductase, whose amino-acid sequence MDFTGKTVLITGGSRGIGRAAAVAFAQKGARVAISFRSNKQAALEAMELLEGEGHLPIQADISRPAVVRQMVDTVTQEFGRLDILVNNAGIFEAHPIGRCSYEEWQESWTRTLETNLLGAANACFCAARHMMGQGSGRIVNVSSRGAFRGEPEQPAYGASKAGMNAMGQSLAQALAPYNIFVGTIAPGFVETDMAVEVLASDAGDAIRRQSPTGRVASPEEVAYCILFLASEQAAFTTGCILDVNGASYLRS is encoded by the coding sequence ATGGATTTTACAGGAAAAACAGTACTCATCACGGGCGGCTCGCGCGGCATCGGGCGGGCGGCGGCGGTGGCTTTTGCCCAAAAAGGCGCCAGGGTGGCCATTAGTTTTCGAAGCAATAAGCAGGCGGCGCTGGAGGCCATGGAATTGCTGGAAGGAGAAGGCCATCTGCCCATACAGGCGGACATCAGCCGGCCGGCGGTTGTACGGCAGATGGTGGACACCGTGACCCAGGAATTCGGGCGATTGGATATTCTGGTCAATAATGCCGGAATTTTCGAAGCGCACCCTATCGGCCGGTGCAGCTATGAAGAATGGCAGGAAAGCTGGACCCGTACCCTGGAAACCAATCTCCTGGGCGCGGCCAATGCTTGCTTCTGTGCCGCCCGGCACATGATGGGGCAAGGGAGCGGCCGCATCGTCAATGTCTCTTCCCGTGGCGCCTTCCGGGGAGAGCCGGAGCAGCCGGCTTATGGAGCGTCCAAAGCCGGGATGAACGCCATGGGGCAGTCACTGGCGCAGGCACTGGCGCCCTACAACATTTTCGTGGGCACCATCGCCCCGGGTTTCGTGGAAACAGATATGGCGGTCGAAGTGCTGGCAAGCGATGCCGGAGACGCCATTCGCCGGCAGAGCCCTACCGGGCGGGTAGCCTCTCCGGAAGAAGTAGCCTATTGCATCCTGTTTTTAGCTTCCGAACAGGCCGCCTTTACCACAGGATGTATTCTGGATGTCAACGGAGCGTCTTATTTGAGGAGTTAA